The following are encoded in a window of Arthrobacter sp. NicSoilB4 genomic DNA:
- a CDS encoding S16 family serine protease — MTITQGEQPASEPAAGQSRGRRSLLPGPRSAGKPDKRASAMLVSGLLTLALGITALSLPVPYVVESPGPTFNTLGSDNGKPVISVTGHESFPAEGNLDLTTVYVDGGPNGPVTVVEALSAWLNGAKAVYPEELVFPTGVTKEQSQQESAVAMTTSQENAVAAALKELGTPFEQKMLVAGIPEGSASAGKLQENDVLVSVNGKPATALSVVQAELAAGNGAPVDVVVDRDGNNVTANITPSKTPAGRFILGVMLQYQFKFPFDVKISLEKVGGPSAGMMFALGIVDTVTPGDMTGGKHVAGTGTITPDGAVGPIGGISQKMHGARSGGATLFLAPAANCDDVVGHIPDGLQVVRVETLAEARKAVELAASGADTSGLPVCSTN; from the coding sequence TTGACGATTACGCAGGGCGAGCAGCCCGCCAGCGAGCCGGCGGCCGGCCAGTCCCGGGGCAGACGGTCCCTCCTCCCCGGACCACGTTCCGCGGGGAAGCCGGACAAGCGCGCATCAGCCATGCTCGTGTCGGGACTGCTCACCCTGGCGCTGGGTATCACCGCGTTGAGCCTGCCCGTCCCTTACGTCGTGGAATCACCCGGCCCGACGTTCAACACGTTGGGCAGTGACAACGGAAAACCGGTCATCAGCGTTACCGGCCATGAGTCGTTCCCGGCGGAAGGCAACCTGGACCTCACTACCGTCTACGTTGACGGGGGCCCCAACGGGCCGGTGACTGTCGTGGAAGCGCTGTCGGCCTGGCTCAACGGCGCCAAGGCCGTCTACCCCGAGGAACTCGTCTTCCCCACCGGCGTCACGAAAGAACAGTCCCAGCAGGAGAGCGCTGTGGCGATGACTACCTCGCAGGAGAACGCAGTGGCCGCCGCCCTCAAGGAATTGGGCACGCCGTTCGAGCAGAAAATGCTGGTCGCGGGTATCCCCGAGGGCTCCGCCTCCGCCGGCAAACTCCAGGAAAACGACGTGCTGGTGTCCGTCAACGGCAAGCCGGCGACCGCGCTGAGCGTCGTCCAGGCCGAACTGGCCGCCGGAAACGGCGCCCCGGTGGACGTCGTGGTCGACCGTGACGGCAACAATGTGACGGCCAATATCACGCCGTCCAAGACCCCGGCCGGGCGGTTCATCCTCGGCGTCATGCTGCAGTACCAGTTCAAGTTCCCCTTCGACGTCAAGATCTCCCTCGAAAAGGTGGGAGGTCCCAGCGCCGGGATGATGTTTGCCCTTGGCATCGTGGACACCGTCACCCCCGGCGACATGACCGGAGGCAAGCATGTCGCGGGAACCGGAACCATCACCCCCGACGGAGCCGTTGGCCCGATCGGTGGCATCAGCCAGAAGATGCACGGCGCGCGGTCCGGCGGCGCCACCCTGTTCCTGGCCCCGGCCGCAAACTGCGACGACGTCGTCGGCCATATCCCGGACGGACTGCAGGTGGTTCGGGTCGAAACCCTGGCCGAAGCGCGGAAAGCTGTCGAACTGGCCGCGTCAGGGGCCGACACATCTGGTCTTCCGGTTTGCTCCACCAACTAG
- a CDS encoding zinc-dependent metalloprotease: protein MTSNPLNPSNGDEEPQDPLAEMLKNLMGGQGMGNIDPAELAKAAGLPDDPNLLAQMFSQVQAMMSAPSEGPVNWQLAHENARRVAASGSDPSVTAQQTREVDEALRLAEMWLDQVTGLPATGLIGRAWSRAEWVEETLGTWKRLTEPVANSIANALSTAMTEQMPEEMKSMMGGASSMLQNMGGAIFGMQLGQAIGALSAEVVSSTDIGVPLADLEMALLPSNVAKFGEGLSLPENDIRLFLAVREAAHARLFVQVPWLRGHLLGAIEAYARGIHIDTSKIEELARELDPGNPEGIQDALSQGVFMPQRTPAQEQALEKLETALALVEGWVDELSWAATEKMLPSAAALRETVRRRRATGGPAEHAFSSLVGLELRPRRLREAAALWASLKDERGVDGRDAIWHHPDLLPTAEDLEDPKGFSERRKLAEASDSEVDDALQKLLNGGFDEPEESGEPTDGTGEPSEADEPGEPGVADQTEQPGQTGQKGEPGTDDVPGEGEGPKP, encoded by the coding sequence ATGACCTCCAACCCACTTAATCCGTCCAATGGCGACGAGGAGCCCCAGGATCCGCTGGCAGAAATGCTGAAGAACCTGATGGGCGGCCAGGGCATGGGGAACATCGACCCTGCGGAACTGGCGAAGGCCGCGGGGCTTCCGGACGATCCGAACCTCCTCGCCCAGATGTTCTCCCAGGTCCAGGCCATGATGAGCGCCCCCTCGGAAGGCCCCGTCAACTGGCAGCTTGCTCACGAGAACGCCCGGCGCGTGGCCGCCAGCGGATCCGACCCCTCCGTCACGGCGCAGCAGACGCGGGAAGTCGATGAGGCCCTGAGGCTCGCCGAGATGTGGCTTGACCAGGTCACCGGGTTGCCGGCCACCGGGCTGATCGGCCGGGCCTGGTCCCGGGCCGAGTGGGTTGAAGAAACGCTCGGAACCTGGAAGCGCCTGACCGAGCCGGTAGCCAACAGCATCGCGAATGCACTCTCCACCGCCATGACCGAGCAGATGCCGGAAGAGATGAAGTCCATGATGGGCGGCGCCTCCTCCATGCTGCAGAACATGGGCGGGGCGATCTTCGGCATGCAGTTGGGCCAGGCCATCGGCGCTCTCTCGGCCGAGGTGGTCAGCTCCACGGATATCGGCGTTCCGCTCGCCGACCTCGAAATGGCGTTGCTGCCCTCCAACGTGGCCAAGTTCGGCGAGGGCCTCAGCCTGCCGGAGAACGACATCCGGCTGTTCCTGGCCGTCCGCGAAGCAGCCCACGCCCGGCTGTTCGTCCAGGTTCCCTGGCTGCGGGGGCACCTCCTTGGCGCGATCGAGGCGTATGCCCGCGGCATCCACATCGACACGTCGAAAATCGAGGAACTCGCCCGCGAACTGGATCCGGGCAACCCGGAAGGCATCCAGGATGCCCTGTCGCAGGGTGTCTTCATGCCGCAGCGGACCCCGGCGCAGGAGCAGGCCCTCGAGAAGCTGGAGACCGCCCTTGCCCTGGTGGAGGGCTGGGTTGATGAACTGAGCTGGGCCGCCACCGAAAAAATGCTGCCCTCGGCTGCGGCGCTGCGCGAGACGGTGCGGCGCCGCCGCGCCACCGGAGGACCGGCCGAGCACGCGTTCTCCTCCCTCGTGGGACTGGAACTGCGGCCGCGCCGGCTTCGGGAGGCCGCCGCGCTGTGGGCCTCGCTGAAGGACGAACGCGGTGTTGACGGCCGCGACGCAATCTGGCACCACCCGGATCTGTTGCCCACCGCCGAAGACCTGGAGGACCCGAAGGGTTTCAGCGAGCGCAGGAAGCTTGCCGAAGCCAGCGACTCCGAGGTGGACGACGCGCTGCAGAAACTGCTGAACGGCGGATTCGACGAGCCCGAGGAATCCGGTGAGCCCACGGACGGCACCGGCGAACCCAGCGAAGCCGACGAACCAGGCGAACCAGGCGTAGCCGACCAAACCGAACAACCCGGACAAACCGGGCAAAAGGGTGAACCGGGAACCGATGATGTTCCCGGAGAGGGCGAAGGCCCTAAGCCGTAG
- a CDS encoding M48 family metallopeptidase, giving the protein MAGRSITRSRNEAGGPAAPPGTPLTTADGAPVEVRRSARRRRTVAAFWENGTAVVAIPASFSRAQEREWVDRMLEKLRLQGERGTRGAGRRRPRSDAALAAHASELSARYFGGRAVPSSVRWVGNQNSRWGSATPSDGTIRLSDKLQPMPQWVIDYVLLHELAHLLVAGHNAAFWRLLEAYPDTDRAKAFLEGVSFATSRGLAPAGDSEDDGDDDVDVDVESPGWN; this is encoded by the coding sequence ATGGCGGGCCGCAGCATCACACGTTCCCGCAACGAGGCTGGCGGCCCGGCGGCACCCCCCGGCACGCCGCTGACCACCGCAGACGGCGCGCCTGTGGAAGTGCGGCGCTCGGCACGCCGCCGGCGGACTGTGGCCGCTTTCTGGGAGAACGGCACGGCGGTGGTGGCCATACCGGCCTCCTTCAGCCGCGCCCAGGAACGCGAATGGGTGGACAGAATGCTGGAGAAGCTGCGGCTGCAGGGGGAGCGGGGGACCCGCGGCGCGGGACGGCGGCGTCCGCGGAGCGACGCCGCCCTGGCGGCGCACGCCAGCGAACTCTCTGCCAGGTACTTCGGCGGCCGGGCGGTGCCGTCCTCGGTCCGCTGGGTGGGCAACCAGAACTCCCGCTGGGGGTCCGCGACGCCGTCGGACGGGACCATCCGGCTCTCTGACAAGCTTCAGCCCATGCCGCAGTGGGTCATCGACTACGTGCTTCTCCATGAACTGGCGCACCTGCTGGTGGCCGGCCACAACGCCGCGTTCTGGCGGCTGCTCGAGGCCTACCCTGATACCGACCGGGCCAAGGCATTCCTCGAGGGAGTCTCGTTCGCCACGTCCCGCGGCCTCGCGCCGGCCGGCGACAGCGAAGACGACGGCGACGACGACGTGGACGTGGACGTCGAAAGCCCCGGCTGGAACTGA
- a CDS encoding ATP-dependent DNA helicase UvrD2: MPEAESLAPDNRSLEERILGGLDAEQREVASTLQGPMCVLAGAGTGKTRAITHRIAYGVHSGVYSPQRLLAVTFTARAAAEMRSRLRDLGVGNVQARTFHAAALRQLQFFWPQAVGGVLPNLLDHKAQMIAEAARRLRLSTDRASIRDLASEIEWAKVSMLTPANYLEKAQGRGTPGGFDLTAVARVFQSYEDVKTDRNVIDFEDVLLITVGILQEDPKVAATVREQYRHFVVDEYQDVSPLQQRLLELWLGGRDELCVVGDASQTIYSFTGASPKHLLGFKAQYPEASVVKLIRDYRSTPQVVKLANELLGGRRSGGPAADAAWATPLQLVAQRPAGPAPQFTECSDDEAEAATVAVKVRGLLDAGTPASQIAVLFRTNGQSEAYEQALASAGIGYQLRGGERFFARKEVRDAILQLRAATRAVAETASPEPLGQLVRDIVASLGYTDAAPHSGGALRERWESLAALVALADELVVSRGAQFTLSDFVNELQERSLAQHAPTVQGVTLASLHAAKGLEWDAVFLVGLSEGLMPISFADTPESVDEERRLLYVGITRAREHLFLSWSTARTPGGRANRKPSRFLDGLRPDSVASSSARGKGPAPRRKAAVPATCRVCGTMLSSGAERKVGRCNQCPPSYEEQTFDALRQWRKDTALDADVPAFVVFTDATLTAIAEARPESLEQLAKLPGVGPSKLEKYGEAVLAVLVESTTV; this comes from the coding sequence GTGCCGGAAGCCGAATCCCTGGCGCCGGACAACCGCTCCCTCGAAGAGCGCATCCTTGGCGGCCTCGACGCCGAACAGCGTGAAGTCGCCAGCACCCTGCAGGGGCCCATGTGCGTCCTCGCGGGGGCCGGTACCGGCAAGACCCGCGCCATCACGCACCGGATCGCCTACGGTGTGCACTCCGGCGTGTACAGCCCGCAGCGGCTCCTGGCTGTCACCTTCACTGCCCGGGCGGCGGCCGAGATGCGCAGCCGCCTCCGCGACCTCGGCGTCGGGAACGTCCAGGCCCGCACCTTCCACGCGGCTGCGCTGCGCCAGCTCCAGTTCTTCTGGCCGCAGGCCGTCGGCGGAGTCCTGCCCAACCTGCTGGACCACAAGGCCCAGATGATCGCCGAGGCCGCCCGGCGGCTGCGCCTCAGCACCGACCGCGCCTCGATCCGGGATCTGGCTTCTGAAATCGAATGGGCCAAAGTTTCCATGCTGACGCCCGCCAACTACCTGGAAAAAGCCCAGGGCCGCGGCACCCCGGGCGGTTTTGACCTGACGGCCGTCGCCCGTGTCTTCCAGTCCTACGAGGACGTCAAGACAGACCGGAACGTCATCGACTTCGAGGACGTGCTGCTGATCACCGTGGGCATCCTGCAGGAGGACCCCAAGGTCGCCGCCACCGTCCGCGAGCAGTACCGGCACTTCGTCGTCGACGAGTACCAGGACGTTTCGCCGCTGCAGCAGCGGCTGCTGGAACTGTGGCTGGGCGGCCGTGACGAGCTGTGCGTCGTCGGCGACGCCAGTCAGACCATCTACTCGTTCACCGGCGCCTCGCCGAAGCACCTGCTGGGCTTCAAGGCGCAGTATCCCGAGGCCTCCGTGGTCAAGCTGATCCGCGACTACCGCTCCACCCCGCAGGTGGTGAAACTGGCCAACGAGCTGCTGGGCGGCAGGCGCAGCGGCGGCCCGGCGGCGGACGCAGCCTGGGCAACGCCCCTGCAACTCGTGGCGCAGCGCCCCGCAGGGCCGGCCCCGCAATTCACGGAATGCTCCGACGACGAGGCGGAGGCCGCCACCGTGGCGGTCAAGGTCCGCGGGCTCCTCGATGCCGGCACGCCCGCCAGCCAGATCGCCGTGCTGTTCCGCACCAACGGCCAGTCCGAGGCCTACGAACAGGCCCTGGCCTCGGCGGGGATCGGCTACCAGCTGCGCGGCGGCGAACGGTTTTTCGCGCGCAAGGAAGTCCGCGACGCCATCCTGCAGCTGCGGGCAGCCACCCGGGCCGTCGCGGAGACGGCCAGCCCCGAACCGCTGGGCCAGCTCGTCCGCGACATCGTCGCCTCGCTGGGCTACACGGACGCCGCCCCGCACAGCGGCGGAGCGCTCCGGGAACGCTGGGAGTCCCTCGCGGCACTCGTGGCGCTGGCCGACGAGCTCGTGGTCAGCCGCGGTGCCCAGTTCACCCTCTCCGACTTCGTCAATGAACTCCAGGAACGCTCCCTCGCCCAGCACGCACCGACGGTCCAGGGCGTCACCCTCGCGTCGCTGCACGCCGCCAAGGGACTCGAATGGGACGCCGTGTTCCTTGTCGGGCTCAGCGAGGGCCTCATGCCGATCTCCTTCGCCGACACCCCCGAGTCCGTGGACGAGGAACGCCGCCTGCTGTACGTCGGGATCACCCGGGCACGGGAACACCTGTTCCTGTCCTGGTCCACGGCGCGTACCCCGGGCGGGCGCGCCAACCGGAAGCCGTCGCGCTTCCTGGACGGTCTGCGTCCAGACTCCGTGGCCAGCTCCTCGGCCCGCGGCAAGGGACCTGCACCACGCCGCAAGGCCGCCGTGCCGGCCACCTGCCGGGTCTGCGGGACCATGCTCTCCTCCGGCGCCGAACGCAAGGTGGGCCGCTGCAACCAGTGCCCGCCCAGCTATGAGGAGCAGACGTTCGATGCGCTCCGGCAATGGCGCAAGGACACAGCGCTCGACGCCGATGTCCCCGCCTTCGTGGTCTTCACCGACGCCACCTTGACCGCCATTGCCGAGGCCCGGCCCGAATCCCTCGAACAACTCGCCAAGCTGCCCGGGGTGGGACCGTCCAAGCTGGAGAAATACGGCGAGGCAGTACTGGCAGTGCTGGTCGAAAGCACCACCGTCTGA
- the nudC gene encoding NAD(+) diphosphatase → MSLAEPPAPNNQAQSGTLVSPHAGLAANHLLDTVLPVRPALIDRGSAARLKPGMLEELMNSGGARAMVLSGRQALINGNSLVLLDAAELALHLQDTAYAPEQLIYLGSALPGSDLPAGTELILFLLPQQFEVQAEEFEAHIAGIPEGAQWAGFRDVAAALNPTDTAIFVEASAIANWHGTHTHCPRCGTATVPEAGGWVRRCPSDGSEHYPRTDPAIIVTVVGADGRLLLGGGGPLDARNYSTLAGFVEPGESLEQAVVREIGEEVGVRVTACQYLGSQSWPFPASLMLGFTATTEDTEAAPDGVEVTRARWFSRSELQEAVLSGDIVISSRLSIARSLIEHWYGGVIQDRVDTA, encoded by the coding sequence ATGAGTCTTGCGGAGCCACCGGCGCCTAATAACCAAGCCCAGTCGGGCACATTAGTCTCCCCGCACGCCGGCCTCGCCGCCAACCACCTCCTGGACACCGTCCTTCCGGTGCGCCCGGCGCTGATTGACCGCGGTTCCGCGGCCCGGCTGAAGCCCGGAATGCTTGAGGAGCTCATGAACTCCGGCGGCGCACGGGCGATGGTCCTGTCCGGCCGGCAGGCACTCATCAACGGCAACAGCCTGGTGCTGCTGGACGCGGCCGAACTCGCCCTGCACCTGCAGGACACTGCCTACGCCCCGGAGCAGCTGATCTACCTCGGGTCGGCCCTGCCCGGCTCGGATCTCCCGGCAGGCACCGAACTAATCCTGTTTCTCCTGCCGCAGCAGTTCGAAGTCCAGGCTGAGGAATTCGAAGCCCACATTGCCGGCATCCCCGAGGGCGCGCAGTGGGCAGGGTTCCGTGACGTCGCAGCGGCGCTGAACCCGACGGACACCGCCATCTTCGTCGAAGCCAGCGCCATCGCCAACTGGCACGGCACTCACACCCACTGCCCCCGCTGCGGGACCGCAACCGTTCCGGAAGCCGGAGGCTGGGTACGCCGTTGCCCCTCGGACGGCTCCGAGCATTACCCGCGAACCGATCCCGCCATCATTGTCACGGTCGTCGGCGCAGACGGCCGGCTTCTGCTCGGCGGAGGTGGCCCGCTCGATGCCCGCAACTATTCCACCCTCGCCGGCTTCGTCGAGCCTGGGGAGTCGCTGGAACAAGCCGTCGTCCGGGAGATCGGCGAGGAAGTCGGCGTGCGGGTCACGGCCTGCCAGTACCTCGGTTCCCAGTCGTGGCCCTTCCCCGCCTCGCTGATGCTCGGTTTCACGGCCACCACCGAGGACACCGAAGCCGCGCCCGACGGCGTCGAGGTCACCCGGGCACGCTGGTTCAGCCGGAGCGAACTGCAGGAAGCGGTGCTCAGCGGCGATATTGTCATCTCCAGCAGGCTGTCCATCGCCCGGTCCCTGATCGAGCACTGGTACGGCGGTGTCATCCAGGACCGCGTGGACACCGCATGA
- a CDS encoding ATP-dependent DNA helicase, giving the protein MSAEPNLPGGVPAAPPSAPPSPMFTPEELSAMLGEKNSPTAEQSHIISSPLSPRLVIAGAGSGKTATMADRVVWLVANGWVRPEEVLGVTFTRKAAGELATRIRAKLAALQRIAAADTQNHVFPAGLLSTDALEPKVSTYHSYASGIVSDYGLRLGVERDVVLLGGAQSFQLASEVVEAFDGEYEHFRSAKSTLVKAVIQLAGECAEHLQDPAGVRGWLLDRVAEFESLPYLSTAKKNPSQAAGELSGLLRTRASVAEMVGRYTDAKRARGALDFGDLVALAARVANEIPVAAETERQRYKVVLLDEFQDTSHAQLVLFSRLFGDGHAVTAVGDPNQSIYGFRGASAGQLFHFVREFPVRLPANESADKSADDGAADVSGNDNAARFAVAPTSYLTTAWRNGRNILAAANVISAPLSRAAAQTGPAGERDTAGGVEVPPLQPSPAAVQGRVLMGRFGTDEDEAAAIADDVLKFRVTDFDGSAAEPEPPAMAVLCRRRAQMECIRREFEVRGIPYEIVGLGGLLDTPEIVDLVATLRVLADPGRSDSLMRLLAGARWRIGAADLMALRDWSSFLARRRGRPGTTDDEAADAVDDGVEAAVIEGDLTDAASLVEALDWLPREDWTSAHGRRLSPEALERLHRLSAELRQLRGYMGDDLTTLLGEVERAMLLDIEVAARPGISIHQARRNLDAFQDAAAGFLYTSQRVDVLAFLAWLEAAAAEENGLDAAAPEVNHEAVQLLTVHASKGLEWDVVFVPGLNAGAFPSSRDSRWSSGSAALPWPLRGDRADLPQWDLDHPDQKGWLDAEKEFKSAVQVHGEAEERRLAYVAYTRAKHVLWVSSAAWVGSRAGMADMSPFLAELEVLVDGGAAGIHPLSVSEESLPEESPLTSELEVAGWPYDPLEGPTDPRTGARLRLVPGRRAAMQSAAARVLESLDSGVLVDAAAEAGGIGPGQRRPLRGPAGGWALEAATLLERRSRRTLVQDVHLPGHISASTLVDLEDDAGSVVARLRRPVPREPGMSARKGTAFHAWVEEYFGTAGMLDLGEAAGSDDHIDEAYGLDTMVETFRQSEWANRAPAYVEVPVETRIGDVVVRGRIDAVFRDADGGWDLVDWKTGRRPSAAQLKTKAVQLAVYRLAWARLKDVPLEQVRAAFYYVADNQVVRPHDLGSAERLEQIVAAALGAG; this is encoded by the coding sequence ATGAGCGCCGAGCCAAATCTGCCCGGCGGGGTGCCCGCCGCCCCTCCCTCCGCTCCTCCTTCTCCGATGTTTACCCCCGAGGAGCTCTCCGCCATGCTGGGGGAGAAGAACAGCCCCACCGCCGAACAGTCGCACATCATTTCCTCGCCACTGTCACCCCGGCTCGTCATCGCCGGCGCGGGCTCGGGCAAGACCGCCACCATGGCCGACCGCGTTGTGTGGCTCGTCGCCAACGGCTGGGTCCGGCCGGAAGAAGTGCTCGGCGTGACCTTCACGCGGAAAGCCGCCGGGGAGCTGGCCACCCGCATCCGCGCCAAGCTGGCCGCGCTGCAGCGCATCGCGGCGGCCGACACCCAGAACCACGTCTTCCCCGCCGGGCTGCTCAGCACCGACGCCCTGGAGCCCAAGGTCTCCACGTACCACTCCTATGCCAGCGGGATCGTGTCGGACTACGGCCTCCGGCTCGGCGTGGAGCGGGATGTCGTGCTGCTCGGCGGCGCACAGTCCTTCCAGCTCGCGAGTGAGGTCGTGGAGGCGTTCGACGGCGAGTATGAACACTTCCGCTCCGCCAAGTCCACGCTGGTCAAGGCCGTCATCCAGCTGGCTGGTGAGTGCGCCGAACACCTCCAGGACCCGGCCGGGGTCCGAGGCTGGCTGCTGGACCGGGTGGCCGAATTCGAGTCGCTGCCCTATCTCTCCACGGCCAAGAAGAACCCCAGTCAGGCCGCGGGCGAACTCAGCGGGCTGTTGCGCACGCGGGCCAGCGTCGCTGAGATGGTGGGGCGCTACACGGACGCCAAGCGCGCCCGCGGCGCCCTGGACTTCGGCGACCTCGTGGCCCTCGCAGCCCGCGTCGCCAACGAGATCCCGGTCGCCGCCGAGACCGAACGGCAGCGTTATAAGGTGGTTCTCCTGGATGAATTCCAGGACACCTCGCACGCGCAGCTCGTCCTTTTCTCGCGGTTGTTCGGCGACGGCCATGCGGTTACCGCGGTAGGGGACCCGAACCAGTCCATCTACGGCTTCCGCGGTGCCTCCGCAGGCCAGCTGTTCCACTTCGTCCGCGAATTCCCGGTACGGCTCCCCGCCAATGAATCTGCCGACAAATCAGCCGACGACGGCGCTGCAGACGTTTCCGGCAATGACAACGCCGCGCGCTTTGCCGTGGCGCCGACGTCGTACCTCACTACCGCATGGCGCAACGGCCGGAACATCCTCGCCGCCGCCAATGTCATCTCGGCACCCCTCAGCAGGGCCGCAGCCCAGACCGGCCCGGCCGGCGAACGGGACACCGCCGGGGGCGTTGAGGTGCCGCCGCTGCAGCCGAGCCCGGCCGCGGTCCAGGGCCGTGTGCTGATGGGCCGCTTTGGCACCGACGAGGACGAGGCGGCGGCGATCGCGGACGACGTGCTGAAGTTCCGGGTGACCGACTTCGACGGGTCGGCCGCGGAGCCCGAGCCGCCGGCCATGGCGGTGCTGTGCCGCCGGCGCGCCCAGATGGAATGCATCCGCCGCGAATTCGAGGTGCGCGGGATCCCGTACGAGATCGTCGGACTCGGCGGGCTGCTGGACACCCCCGAGATTGTCGACCTGGTCGCGACCCTCCGGGTGCTGGCTGATCCGGGCCGCTCGGACTCGCTGATGCGCCTGCTCGCCGGGGCGCGCTGGCGGATCGGCGCCGCGGACCTGATGGCCCTGCGGGACTGGTCCAGCTTCCTTGCCCGGCGCCGCGGCCGCCCGGGCACGACTGACGACGAAGCCGCCGACGCCGTCGACGACGGAGTGGAGGCGGCCGTGATCGAGGGTGACCTGACCGACGCCGCCAGCCTGGTCGAGGCCCTCGACTGGCTGCCGCGGGAGGACTGGACGTCCGCACATGGCCGCCGGCTCAGCCCCGAGGCGCTGGAACGCCTGCACCGGCTCTCGGCGGAGCTGCGTCAACTGCGCGGCTACATGGGCGATGACCTCACCACGCTCCTCGGCGAGGTGGAGCGGGCCATGCTGCTGGACATCGAAGTGGCGGCACGGCCCGGAATCAGCATCCATCAGGCCCGCCGCAACCTGGACGCCTTCCAGGACGCCGCAGCCGGGTTCCTCTATACGTCCCAGCGGGTCGACGTCCTCGCGTTCCTGGCGTGGCTGGAGGCCGCCGCCGCCGAAGAAAACGGCCTTGACGCCGCTGCGCCGGAAGTGAACCACGAAGCGGTGCAGCTGCTGACCGTCCATGCCTCCAAGGGCCTGGAATGGGACGTCGTGTTCGTGCCCGGGCTGAACGCCGGAGCCTTCCCCAGCAGCCGGGACTCGCGCTGGAGCAGCGGCAGTGCCGCGCTGCCTTGGCCGTTGCGCGGGGACCGCGCGGACTTGCCGCAGTGGGACCTCGACCACCCGGACCAGAAAGGCTGGCTCGACGCGGAGAAGGAGTTCAAGTCCGCCGTGCAGGTGCACGGCGAGGCCGAGGAACGGCGGCTGGCCTACGTGGCCTACACGCGGGCCAAGCACGTGCTCTGGGTTTCCAGCGCCGCCTGGGTCGGCTCCCGCGCCGGCATGGCGGACATGTCGCCCTTTCTGGCCGAGCTCGAGGTGCTTGTTGACGGCGGCGCGGCCGGGATCCACCCGCTCTCCGTCAGTGAGGAATCTTTGCCGGAGGAGAGCCCGCTGACGTCGGAACTCGAAGTGGCCGGGTGGCCGTACGACCCGCTCGAGGGGCCAACCGATCCGCGTACGGGGGCGCGGCTGCGGCTGGTTCCCGGCCGGCGGGCGGCGATGCAGTCCGCGGCGGCACGGGTGCTGGAGTCCCTGGACTCCGGAGTTCTGGTGGACGCCGCCGCAGAGGCGGGCGGCATTGGTCCTGGACAGCGGCGGCCCCTGCGCGGCCCGGCCGGCGGCTGGGCGCTCGAGGCCGCCACCTTGCTGGAACGCCGCTCCCGCCGCACGCTGGTGCAGGACGTGCACCTGCCGGGCCACATCTCCGCGTCCACCCTGGTGGATCTGGAGGACGACGCCGGCTCCGTCGTCGCCCGGCTGCGGCGTCCGGTGCCGCGCGAACCGGGGATGTCCGCCCGCAAGGGCACGGCCTTCCACGCCTGGGTGGAGGAGTACTTCGGCACGGCCGGCATGCTGGACCTCGGCGAGGCTGCAGGCTCCGATGACCATATCGACGAGGCCTACGGGCTGGACACGATGGTGGAGACCTTCCGGCAGTCCGAGTGGGCCAACCGCGCCCCGGCCTACGTCGAAGTGCCGGTGGAGACGCGGATCGGTGACGTCGTGGTGCGCGGCCGGATCGACGCCGTCTTCCGCGACGCCGACGGCGGCTGGGACCTGGTGGACTGGAAGACGGGCCGCCGTCCGTCCGCCGCCCAACTGAAGACCAAGGCAGTGCAGCTTGCTGTGTACCGGCTGGCCTGGGCCCGGCTCAAGGACGTTCCGCTGGAACAGGTCCGGGCAGCGTTCTACTACGTGGCGGACAATCAGGTGGTCCGCCCGCACGATCTGGGCTCAGCGGAACGGCTCGAGCAGATCGTGGCAGCGGCCCTGGGGGCCGGCTAG